The window TCATAATCGAAGTACTGGCGGTCGCGGCGAAAGCTTCCTCGGAAATCGTAGATCTTTCCCTTGGAGATATTCAAGAGCGATACGCTGTTAGGATCCCCTGCGTACCCGAAGCTACTCGTCGTAAGCGTATCGAACAGCTTCGCTTTGAACGGATCTACGGCATGCATATCTAACGATTGATTCAGGACGCGCGGTCCCGACTGCAGATTGACCATTGTGTCGTAGACCGCGCCGCTGCCGGAGTAATCCGCAATGTGGCCGCCAAGCTCGAGCGCCTGATGAATCACGTAGCCGTAACGAATGTTGTCTCCAGGTGCTGGCGGAGTTGTGTTATCGATAGCAGCCGGTACTTTCGCAGGTGCGCCTGCCTGTGCTGTGGCCGGATCGCTAGTCGGCGCGACCGTCTGGGCGGTCGCAGCCGAGGTATCCGTCGTCATACTTGTGCATACTGCCAGGGCGCACGCGAGCCGGACAGTGCGGGAGAGACGTGCCGTGAGCAATGTCGACAATGCGCGTATCATGCGAAGCAGCCTCTCACTTGAAGAACACGCTGCTGGCGTTTGAGCCATGGATCTGAACGTGGCAAACTGTGCAAGCCTGATATTGATTAGCCTGATTGTGGAATGAAGGCGTGCCAGGCGCGGTAAAGTTCATCGAAGCAGAATGGCACTGCAGGCACAGCGAGTTCACATTATTGCGAGTGAGCAAACGCGGATTTGGCGACCCATGGGGAAAATGACAGGAAGTGCAGCCTTCGGTCTTGAGCGGAGGATGTTCATACACGAACGGACCGGCAGTTTCTGCGTGGCACTCGGTGCAGATGGCATTCTGGTCGGCGCTCGACTTGAGTAATTTGTCCTCAAACGTGCCATGTGGATTGTGGCAGTCGCTGCATTTCATTAATCCTTCATTCACTTTGTGGTGGAATGGCTGGGCAAAGGCGGCCTTCGCGTCGGTATGGCAGCCATAGCACAGCTTCGGCTCCGATACCTTCAGTAAATTCGCTTCGCTCTGGAAGACATGACTGCTGTGGCAGCTTGTGCAGCTAACACCGGCTGCCCCATGCGAGGAGCGTTCGAAATTCGCGTGTGTGTCTGCGTGGCAACTCAGGCACTTGTCATCCACCATCTTCGGTGTTGCTTTTGAGAACTGAAATATCTTAGTAGCATCGCCGCCGGACTCCACATGCGCCTTGCCGGGACCGTGGCAGCTCTCGCATGTAACGCCTTTTCCACCATGCATAAGAGCAAGCTTCGAATGAGGATTGATAGCGAACTTCGTTGAGACCTCAGCGTGGCAAGTGGCGCAGGTCTCAGACCCGACGTAATCGGCAGGATTGATCGAGGGATCTTTTCTGACCGATGCATTTGTGCGGCCTGGATCAGATTTCTGTTTGTCTTGACCAGCAGCATCTACTACTCGGTGAGGCATACAAAGCCAGAACAGCACCGTAATCATCGCTGAAGCAAAGAGCAAACGCCGCATGCATAATCACCGTAACCTTTTAGTGGCAATGACGACATAGCTCTGTGACTTCCAGCCGTTTTCGAGGTTTCAACACTCTGTTGAACGCGATCACACATGTCACGAGTTTTGATGTCAGAGCAGGTTAACTAGCGTACCTTGTGCTGAGTATGGGCGCACAGACTCGACGGAATCTGAGCACTCTAGCTCATAGAGTTCCCATTCTTCCAAGCAGCCTATGCTCGGCGGACTTGCAGAGCGGCTGAGGCTCTGGATTGGATCACCCTAGCTTTGGGAGGGCAGGCAGGATTCCCTCGTGGCCTACTTTGCGGCTGGCGACATCAATGTTGGCTTTACCCTGGTCTGGTCGGCGTAGCATTAACTGCAGAGGGAAACAAGACCCTCCGCATCCATCGCCCTGATAACTTCTGAAAGGATTGGGGCTCCTTTCCCGTCTACGAAGGTAGCTCCGCGGATATGACGCCGCATCTCCTTTCGCTTTCCCTAAAACTAATGATTGGGCCACACGTTGCCCTAACTCGGTAGCTCAGAGGCCGACAACCAAGGAGTTCTCATGGATATCTCCAAGCAATTTCCCTTCGAAACGATCGTTGTGGCGTCAGACTTTTCACAAAAATCTTCGTCCACACTTCGCTATGCCCAAGCCATAGCGCTCCAGCATGGCGCTAAGCTAGTGCTCGTACATGTGATAGATCCCATTGGCTACGCGTTTCCCACGGGGGTGCCTAGCGCCCTCTCCGTCGATCAAACGGCTCGCGAAGAACTGAATCGGGTCGAAGAGCAGCTACGCGCACAGGGGATTTCGGTTCACTCAGTTGTTCAGACGGGCGACATTTGTGAGCTCATCCTGCAGACGGTGCGTGACCACGGTGGGGATCTTCTGGTTCTTGGAACCCGCGGCAAGACGGCGGTTGGTCGGGCGGCGCTCGGAGCGATCGCGCGTCAACTCCTGGCAAAGACCGAGTTCCCCATCCTCACCGTCACACCCGATGTCGAATTCCTGATTCCATGGGCGGGAAAATGGAGAACCGTTCTGCTGGCAACAGATTTTTCCACTTGCTCCCTGGCCGCATTGACCGCTGCACACCGCATCGCGCATCGGCTGTTGACGGTTCTCCACTCTTCCGTGACAGAAAGCGACACAGAGCATCGCAGTCATCTGGAACAGTTGCGCTTTCTCGCGCCCATGAACGAGTCTCACACCGTTCCCGTCGAACACATAGCGACCACTGGCGAAGCTGGACAGGTGATCGTGGACTTTGTCCTCAAGCATCAAATCGATCTAGTAGTCCTGGGCAGTCCTGCGACGATGCTGTCGGAGGAAGATATGCACACCAGCACCGTGCTCCAGGTGATATCCGGAGTCCACTGCCCTGTGCTTTGTATCCCTGCTCCCCGGGAGAAGGGAAAGTCGGCGACGTCGGCGATTGAATCCGGGAGAGAGGAAACTGCAGCACTGCAGAAAGCTTAGGTTTCCTGACATCAAGTTACCCCTTTCCCCGGGCGAGACCTGGAAATTCCTCAACGAAATCTTCATCTTCGTCATTTTGGTGTTCCTGGATATGTCTCGATCTTCATTCGACAGGTTGCGCTTTCGATCGTAGTGGAGGTCGACATTGAGAATCGTCATACTCGGCGCCGGTGTTCAAGGTACGGTCTTCGCCGTGACGACGTGCGAAACTTTCTCCGCCAAGGGGAAGCAGCAAAACTCCGGAGCCTGCTGGCATCGATCGACGCCTGGCAGTTGAAGTTTCAGAAACATTCACCTAGCGGAATCGCATCGGATTGGCGTTAGACGACCAAACTCTGCGGCACCCTCGGGTTGCGAAGTGGTAATGGCGCGGCCCTTTTAGAAATCCATGGAGTCGCTTCGTAGCCTCGGATCACCAGTCTTTCAGGGACCGTTCAGACACAGGTGTTCTGGGTGCGCAAGGTACTTCCGTTCGAGGATTTCGGCCCATTCTGAGCGTATACTCGAAGACCAGGATACGAATCTTTCGTTGCCCAGGCGGACGGACGTTACTTGCGCAACTCCAGGATGAGTTGAAGCAGTTGCAGCGTCGGATAGAAAGAGCCGATGCTGTCATTTTCGAGGCAGCCGGAGAGCACGAAGTCTGCCAGCGTTTGATGGCGATCCCCGGAATGCCGACTCCTACAGCTAATATGCCGTTTTTTCCGCCTTCGCTAGGTTAAGGCCTCGTACAGTGCCAACGACCGGCGTCATTGCTCTCGGGAAGCTCAAAGAGTTTTCAGGAATGCGATGAGCGCTCGGCGATCTTCTTCGGACAAATCCAATCCAAAGGGATGACCTTTGACCGAATAGCTCTCGGCGCCATAAGGTTTGAACCCTGTCGGCTCATAGTCGTCTTGCTGGCGTTTGGGATCGAACCAATCTTCGAGAGACGCGCACCAGCCGCTGTGCCCGAACATGCTGCGGTACCAGACGCCCTTCAGCGACGGCACTTTGTAATAACCCGTGCCTCGTCTCGTTTTTAAGGTCATATTTGGATCTGTCCCAACCGAGAACGGTGCGATGTCGAATTGTTTTCGCGCCTCAGGAGGCACACGGAAACCTTCAGCCGGCGTGAGCTTGTTGTTGGTGTAAAGAGGAGGCGTGTGACAGGTTCCACACCCTTCGCTCTCAAATATCTTTTTACCGCGATTGGCGAGTGCATCGAACTTGTTCGGATTGGGAGGTGGTTCGAGAGCGTACAGGTACATCGCCAATGCATAAAGCTGCTCGTCACTGTATCGACCGCCGACGGCGATCGGATCGTCGGGTTCCGGGCGTTTTGTCGAGTAGTGAAAATCCGCGGGCACGAAACCGTCGTAAGAAGCAAGATCATCAGCACCCTGGTTCAATGCCGCGTAGCGCATCAGATCCGCGATGGAACGGTGCTTTTGCAGTCCTGTGTGGTCCAGGTAACGGCGATCCTTAACGCCAATAAGGTCTGGAATCTGGAGTGGATAAAAGAGGCTGCTCCGATGCCGGGCTGTTACTTCCGCAGGCATGGCCGCATGCGCGGCGATCAACTGGTCCGTGGTCATGTTGTCTATTGGCATCGATGGATCAGGCTTCTGCCATGGAGCTGCGTACAACGAATGGTCAAGGTGTCGAAGGTCGGCCTCAGCTTTCCGGGCATCATCGGGATTGGCCAACCGTCTGCCGAAGTACCAAGCTTTGCTTTTCTCAAACGGGAAGTTCCCCTGGGCACCCTCTAGAACACTTCCATTGGGCATGACTCGCGTGTGGCAAAAGCCGCAGGCAAAATCGCCGAGGTCCACCTCGCCCTGCTTTCGAATGACATATCGGACAAACGGTACGACTCCATCCTTGGCAACAGGAACACCAGTTGCCTGATACCACTTTAGATCTCGCACGTCGTTCATGCTGGCGATCCGATGCGTTGTGAAATAGATCGGCGTGTTGAAGACGATTCGTCCGGCCGCGATCCAGTCTTCACTAGAGCTGAGATTGGGCTTGTGAGCTGATTCGTCCCACAGGACCTCGGGAGCCTGTTGCTTGAGCCACTCCATATAGTTCGGTGGTTCATGCCCCGGAGCGTAGACCGGGTAGCTCTTGTAGATAGGACGAACGGGAATGCGGTAGTAATAATCGGAGGCAATGTGCTTTGGCGATCCGACCGGGTCTGCGAGCGGCAGCTCCAATGTCGCGATCGCTTCGTCATCCCACACCCGCGGAACCGAAGGCGTGAAAGTTGAGCGTTGGTGCTGGGCCTGGGCATGCGAGAACAGCCACAACCCACTCACGATGACCACCAGCAGAAACACAACCTGGGACATCAACCTCAACCTTTTCATGACTGACCTCCGGGGAAACCTCGCAAGGTGGAATCACCGCCAAGCCTGCACATCTTCCTATGTTCCTGATTTTGTTGGCAATGGAGATAGTCTGTAGAATCCTGTATTTTTCCTTTAGCGGCGGCCGGGGTACTTTCTAGCCAGGACATTGCCGGTTCACCTGAGAGGTGATGGGGGTTTACCTGAATTCCAGCGTCCTACAGTTCGGAGAATTCGAACTCGACCTCCGTAACCATCGGTTGCGGCGGTCGGGTTCTGAGCTGAAGCTCGAGCGGATCCCGATGGAACTCCTGATTCTGCTGGCCAGCCGGCCTGGCGAGCTGGTCAGGAGAGAAGAGATCATTCAAGAGCTTTGGGGCGATGAGATCAACGTTGATACCGAAAACGCAATCAATACCGCCGTCCGAAAGATACGACAAGTTCTGGGCGACGACTCGTCGAGCCCCCGCTTTGTCCAGACGATCAGCAAACGAGGATACCGATTCCTGGCTGAGCCCACACGGCCAGCCGTACCGCCTCAGACACCCGCATCAATTTCGAAAGCCGTCCGCTGGAAGACGATCCGATGGACACTGCTCGCCGCTATAGCAGCCCTGTTAGGCGTCGGCCTCGTCGTCTGGAGCATCCGTCATTCCCGGCAGGTCCTGCGAGTCTCGAATTACATGGCAATCACGCATGACGGCCTGCCGAAACAAGGGCCGCTGCTCTCGGACGGCGTTCGCATCTATTTCGTCTCCGGGAGCATGAATCATCGAAGCATCTCTCAGATATCGGTCCACGGTGGAGAGTCTTCAACTCTCGTTAGCGCGCTTCAGTCCCCTCGATTGATGGATATCTCATCGAACGGAAGCGAGCTGCTGGCCGCATCGTTTGGACCTGATCCTGGCGC is drawn from Acidicapsa acidisoli and contains these coding sequences:
- a CDS encoding DmsE family decaheme c-type cytochrome, producing MRRLLFASAMITVLFWLCMPHRVVDAAGQDKQKSDPGRTNASVRKDPSINPADYVGSETCATCHAEVSTKFAINPHSKLALMHGGKGVTCESCHGPGKAHVESGGDATKIFQFSKATPKMVDDKCLSCHADTHANFERSSHGAAGVSCTSCHSSHVFQSEANLLKVSEPKLCYGCHTDAKAAFAQPFHHKVNEGLMKCSDCHNPHGTFEDKLLKSSADQNAICTECHAETAGPFVYEHPPLKTEGCTSCHFPHGSPNPRLLTRNNVNSLCLQCHSASMNFTAPGTPSFHNQANQYQACTVCHVQIHGSNASSVFFK
- a CDS encoding universal stress protein encodes the protein MDISKQFPFETIVVASDFSQKSSSTLRYAQAIALQHGAKLVLVHVIDPIGYAFPTGVPSALSVDQTAREELNRVEEQLRAQGISVHSVVQTGDICELILQTVRDHGGDLLVLGTRGKTAVGRAALGAIARQLLAKTEFPILTVTPDVEFLIPWAGKWRTVLLATDFSTCSLAALTAAHRIAHRLLTVLHSSVTESDTEHRSHLEQLRFLAPMNESHTVPVEHIATTGEAGQVIVDFVLKHQIDLVVLGSPATMLSEEDMHTSTVLQVISGVHCPVLCIPAPREKGKSATSAIESGREETAALQKA
- a CDS encoding c-type cytochrome, with amino-acid sequence MKRLRLMSQVVFLLVVIVSGLWLFSHAQAQHQRSTFTPSVPRVWDDEAIATLELPLADPVGSPKHIASDYYYRIPVRPIYKSYPVYAPGHEPPNYMEWLKQQAPEVLWDESAHKPNLSSSEDWIAAGRIVFNTPIYFTTHRIASMNDVRDLKWYQATGVPVAKDGVVPFVRYVIRKQGEVDLGDFACGFCHTRVMPNGSVLEGAQGNFPFEKSKAWYFGRRLANPDDARKAEADLRHLDHSLYAAPWQKPDPSMPIDNMTTDQLIAAHAAMPAEVTARHRSSLFYPLQIPDLIGVKDRRYLDHTGLQKHRSIADLMRYAALNQGADDLASYDGFVPADFHYSTKRPEPDDPIAVGGRYSDEQLYALAMYLYALEPPPNPNKFDALANRGKKIFESEGCGTCHTPPLYTNNKLTPAEGFRVPPEARKQFDIAPFSVGTDPNMTLKTRRGTGYYKVPSLKGVWYRSMFGHSGWCASLEDWFDPKRQQDDYEPTGFKPYGAESYSVKGHPFGLDLSEEDRRALIAFLKTL